A stretch of DNA from Henriciella sp. AS95:
CTGACCATCTGCGCGGCCGTGTCTGTAGGAATTGGTTTCTTTAATTTACTTCCATTTCCTGTTCTCGACGGTGGCCACATCGTTTTCAATTGCTATGAAGCCATAGCCGGAAAACCTCTTCCGGCGCGTATCCAGGAGGGTGCTCTGATGGCAGGAATGGTCTTATTGCTGGGAATGTTCGTGTTTATCACGTGGGGCGATGTACTGGAAACAGGACTGTTCAACTCCGCCCAAGGCTGATAGCCGATCTTCAAAGTAATTCGAGAGTACCCAAATGCGATCAGTATTCGCCGTGTCCATGATGAGTCTCGCAGCTGCCCTTGGTTCGACCTTGGCACCGGGTTCAGCGCCAACTGCAAACGCACAGGACGTGCAACCAGGCGAAACGATCCGCTCCATCCTGGTTGAAGGCAATCAGCGCATCGAAGACCGGACGGTGCAGTCTTATCTGCTCGTCGAGCCGGGTGATCCGTTTGACTCCGAGCGTATCGATCTCTCGCTGAAGACGCTCTTTGCAACAGGTCTGTTCGCCGACGCCTCTTTTGAGAAGTCCGGCCCGGATCTCATTGTGCGCGTCGTTGAGAACCCGATTATTAACCGCGTTATTTTTGAAGGTAACCGCGCGCTGGATGACGACAAGCTGCGCGAAGAAATTCAGGTCGCGCCGCGCGGCATCTTCACGGCGGCGCGGGTTCAGGCCGACGTTCAGCGGATACTCGAACTCTATCGCCAGTCTGGTCGTTTTGCCGTTACCGTTGAGCCGCAGTACAAGCCGCTTGAACAGAACCGCGTCGATCTCGTGTTCGTCATGAATGAAGGTCCGGTCACCGGTGTGCGGGCGATCAACTTCATCGGCAACGAAGAATATTCGGACCGTCGGCTGCGCAGCGAAATCGTCACGCGCCAATCGCGTTGGTGGCGGTTTTTCAGCTCCAACGACAACTACGATCCCGGCCGCCTGGAATATGACCGTGAATTGCTGCGCCAATTCTACCAGAACAATGGTTATTACGATTTTCGTGTCGTGTCCGCGGTCGCCGACCTGACGCCAGATCAGGAAGACTTCTACATCACCTATACGGTGGAGGAGGGCGACCAGTACAACCTTGGTGACATCAAGGTGGAAACGGAACTGGACAAGCTTAACGCTGACGCTCTGCGCGCAACCCTCTCCATGAAAAAGGGTGATCTATTCCGAGGCGACCAGATTGAGAATTCGATCGATACGTTGACTTATGCGGCCGGTATCGCGGGTTACGCCTTTGTCGACATCACGCCTGATCTCCGACCGAACCCGGATACGAATACGGTCGATGTCACCTTCGGAATTGACGAGGGACCGCGTGTCTACGTTGAACGGATCAACATCGTTGGCAATACACGGACGCTCGACCGGGTCATCCGGCGCGAGCTGCGCGTTTCGGAAGGAGATGCGTTCAACCGCGTGCTTCTTGACCGTTCGCGTAACCGCGTTCGTGCGCTGGGATACTTCAAGGAAGTCGAGATCACCGAGAATCCTGGTTCCAAGCCGGACCGGACTGTTGTCGATGTCGCGGTACAGGAGCAACCAACGGGCGAGTTGTCTTTCGCGGCGGGTTACTCCTCTGTTGATGCCTTCCTCTTCGACGTGAGTGTCTCGGAGCGAAATCTTCGCGGTCGTGGCCAGTCGGTTATCGCGCGGGTTTCGGCCTCGCAGCGCCAACAATATGTCGATTTGCGTTTCCGGGAGCCCCGCTTTCTGGATCGTAATCTCGCAGCGGGTATCGACATCTTCTCGTCCCGTTCGGATTTCGGGGATATCGGGCTCGGTGGTTTTACGTCGGATACAGTTGGTGCCGGGTTTAACCTCGGCTTCCCTCTGACCGAGAACACAAATCTGGGGCTCAGATATCGTCTTCAATCGGACTCACTGGACCTTAATCTTGGTCAAGTGGTCATCAATCCGGACGGTTCGCGGACCGTAATTACGGTCGAAAATGATAACGGCACGCCCGACGATCCAAGTGACGACACATCGTTTGACCGTATAGCCTTCCCGTCGGACGGTGATTTGCTTCCGGCCGATGCGCTCATCGTGGAATCGTGTTCGCCGCTCTACCTGGCGCGCGATTTTGCTGCCTGTCGTCAGGAGCGGTCGGAAATATCTTCGATTGTGGGATATACCTTCAATTGGGACCGTCGAAATGACCCCATTGAGCCGACGGGCGGCTTTGACATGTCATTCAGCCAGGATGTGGCCGGCCTTGGCGGCGATGTCCAATACCTTCGCACAGAAGCGTCTGCAGCGACCTATAAGGGCGTGTTCAAGGGTGTACGTGCGAGCGTCCGCCTCTCAGGTGGTTACATCATGCCGTTTAACGAAGACGACGGCATCCGTATCAACAACCGGTTCTTCCGGGGCGGCAGTTCATTCCGCGGCTTTGACGTCGCGGGTCTCGGGCCACGGGAAATCTTCCGTACGGTGGACGCAGATGGCAATACGGTTGGTTTGAGACGGGGCCGGGCCCTCGGCGGCAAGGCCTACTATCAGGGCACAGCGGAACTGACATTGCCGAACTTCCTGCCCGAGGAATATGGTATTGATACTGCGTTGTTTGTGGAGGCTGGTTCAGTGGGACGTCTCGACGATATCGATGTCAGAGAACCGTCCGCGTTTGTGAACAATGACGGCACTGCCACAGCGCAACTCTACAAGTACGGCATGGGGCTTCGTGCCTCTGCAGGTCTTTCAGTGGGCTGGGACTCACCCTTCGGACCGATCCGGTTTGATTTCTCACACATCCTCCGCAAGGAGGAATACGACAGAACCGAGACATTCCGGTTCAGCACGTCGACACGATTCTAAAGTTCTCAGGAGGAACGAATGAAACTCTTTAAAGCCGCAATGGCTTCACTTGCGATGCTTGTTTCGGGCGCAGCGGTCACGGCACCAGTTGCGGTGGCTCAAGGTACCAACGTCATTGTTATCGACCAGGCAAAGATCATGCGTGACAGCGCAGGTGGCAAAGACATCATCAGCAAGGTGAACGGCATCGAGACCACGATGCAGAATGAACTGAAGCCAACCGCTGAAAGCATCGCTGCTGAAGGTCAGGCGCTTGAGGCGAAGACCGCCAATATGACAATGGAAGCGATTAGCGCCGATGCAGCGCTTCGCGCCGAAGTCGAGGCCTATGCCCGCAAGGCGCAAGATTTTAATCGTAAGCGCCAGATCGCTGCAGCGGAACTTCAAGCCACAGAGCGCAAGGCTTGGGGCGACTTTTTCACTGCGATGCAGCCTGTTCTTCAGGAAGTGGTGACAGAAAAGGGCGCCGACGTCATGCTTGACCGCTCTGACGCTGTTTGGGCTGGCGCATCTGTCGATGCGACAGATCTCGTCATCTCGAAAATGAATGCAAAACTGCCAACGGTAAATGTGGTTCGTCAGAAGATGCCGACCCAGCCGCAACAGCAGTAAAGACTGATGGCGGTCGATAGCCGGTTCTACGACCATATTGGTCCGATCTCGCTCGCCGAAATCGCCTCGCTGACTGGCGCTAAGTTTGAAGGTGACGGCGACGTCCTGATACAGGACGTCGCCGCATCGCATTCTGCAGGGCCATCCGAGGTTTCCTACTATGAAGGGTCGAAGGCCCCGACCCCATCCGATGTCAGCCCGAATGCGCAAGCGTGTTTCGTTGTTGAGAAGTTTGCGGATGCGCTACCACCCGGCGTGGCCCCGCTCATTGTGCCGCTTCCGCGCTATGCGCATTATGTGGCTGCCCATTCACTCATTCGGTATCGAAACTGGTTTGATACGGGGCCAGATGATGGAGCGGCAAGCATCCATGAATCTGCGCGCGTTCATTCGACTGCGGTGATCGGTGCAGGGGCCGCGATCGGTGACCGCACAGTGGTCGGTCCTCACGCGGTGATTGGGCCGGGCGTCCAGGTGGGGCGCGATTGCCAGATCGGAGCGAATGCGAGCGTGCAGAGTGCGCTGGTAGGCAATTCTGTAAAAATCTACTCCGGGGCACGGATCGGTGAGAGCGGATTCGGCGTCATGCCGGGCCCGGATGGAGCGACCGATGCGCCTCAGTTTGGAAGAGTGATCCTGCAGGACTTCGTGACCGTTGGCGCAAATTCATGCATTGATCGTGGTGCGTTCGATGACACGATCCTTGGCGAACATACCAAGATCGACAATCTATGCCAGATCGCACACAACGTCGTGGTGGGGCGCAATGTCTTGATGGCATCCTTTGCAGGCATCTCTGGCACGGTCACGATCGGTGACGGTGTGATGCTCGGGGGGCGCGTCGGTATTGCCGATCATGTAGTCGTTGGGGAAGGCGCCCAGATCGCGGCTTCTGCCGGAGTGTTCAGGGAAATACCCGCCGGAGAAACCTGGGGTGGGATACCGGCGAAGCCCTTGCGTCAATGGATGAAAGAAGTCGCCTGGCTCAATCGCCAAATCGAAGTGAGTAAAAAGAAGTGACACAAGCAAACATTCATCCGACGGCGATTGTGGAAGACGGCGCGCAACTTGGCCAAGGCGTGACGATCGGTGCTTTCGCTTATGTAGGGCCGAAGGTCACCCTCGCTGACGGCTGTCACATTCATGAACGCGCGACAGTGATGGGTCAGACAGAACTTGGCGCTGATGTTGAGGTTTACCCAGGGGCGGTTATTGGCTGCGCCCCGCAAATACTCGGTTTCAAGGATGACGGCACATCTCGTGTCACGATCGGCGCCCGAACCATTCTGCGTGAGAATGTGACGGTGCATGGAGGGTCTCCAGCGCATGGAGGACTGACATCGGTTGGCGAAGACTGTCTTCTCATGGTGAATTCACACATCGCTCATGACTGTCATGTCGGCAATAAGTGCGTCTTTGCAAACGGCGTTCAGGTCGGCGGTCACATCGTTATTGGTGATCAGGTCTGGATGGGAGGCTTGGCGGCAATCCACCAGTTCTGCAGGATCGGCCGGCATTCTTTTGTTGGGGGTGGCGCAATCGTTGTTGCTGATGTCATTCCGTATGGCTCGGTTATCGGAAACCATGCTCATCTCGCCGGCTTGAACATTGTCGGCATGAAACGGCGTGGATTCAGCCGCAAATCGATCCACGATCTTCGCGCAGCTTATCGCATGCTGTTTGCCAAGGAAGGCACATTCAGTGAGCGCGTTACCGACGCTGAAGAAACTTACGGCGATTGCCCTGAACTCGTTGAGGTGATTGAGTTTATCAGGTCCGGCAAGAGCCGATCCTTGTGTTTGCCGGAGTAATCAACCAATGGCAAAACTAGGTATAATCGCCGGACTGGGTGATTTGCCGGTCAGCATAGCGCAGGCGCGTGTCGCCGACGGCGATGAAGTATACATCCTGAAACTCGCGGGCTTCGAAGAACCTCGCCTCGCAGAGTTTCCTGGTGAAACGGTCGGCATTGGTCAGATCGGCAAGGCGATCAAACGCTTCAGAGCAGCCAATTGCAGCGAAATTGTTTTTGCCGGGATCGTGAAACGCCCGAATTTCAAAGATATCAAACTGGACCTGAGGGGCGCCCGGTTGCTGCCCAAGGTGCTCAAGGCAGCCCGGCACGGAGATGATGCGCTATTGCGGGTCATCGTAGATGAGCTGGAAACCGAAGGCTTCAAGATTATCGCGGCGGAAGATGCTGCATCCGATTTGAAGGCGGGCTCCGGCCTCCTGTTCGGCCCGCCCCCTTCGGACGATGCGTTTGCGGATATGCAAAAGGCCGCACACATTGCCGCTGAAATCGGGCGCTTGGATATTGGCCAGGGAGCCGTCGTCTGCGATGGGCTGATTTTGGCAGTTGAAGCGCAGGAAGGCACCGACAGGATGTTGCAGAGGGTCGCTGATCTGGAGCCCGAGCTGAGGGGCAGCTCTCGCGAACCGAAAGGCGTCCTGGTCAAACGACCCAAGCCAATTCAGGAGCGTCGCATCGACTTGCCGACGATTGGCCCGGCAACTGTTCAGAAGGCGGTCGAGGCCGGGTTGGTCGGAATTGGGGTCGAAGAAGGCGGGGCTTTGCTGCTGAACCGCGCTGACATTGAAGCGCTGTGTAAGCAACACGGCGTATTCGTGTACGGCTTCACGCCCGCATGGGATTGAGGCCCAGCATGACGAAAGTTTTCATCGTAGCGGCTGAAGCCTCCGGAGACCTGCTAGCCGCTGAAATAATTGATGAAATCCGCAAGAACGCCCCTGACACCGTGATCCGCGGGATCGGGAAGGAAGATATGGCGGCCCGAGGGGTTCGCTCCGAGATCGATGTGTCGGAGCTGTCGGTCATTGGCCTGATTGAGGGCCTGAAAGTTTACAAAAAAGTAGTAGCGCTGGCTGATCAGGCCGCCGATGAAATTTTGTCCTTCGCGCCCGATATTCTCGTCCTGGTGGATTCATGGGGCTTTACCCTTCGCGTAGCACAGCGGATCAAGGCCCGGGCACCCTATACAAAGATCGTCAAAGTCGTGGGCCCTCAGGTTTGGGCAACGCGCGCAGGTCGAGCAAAAACGCTCGCTGGCGTTGTTGATCACCTCGTTTGCATCCACGCCATGGAGGTGCCGTACTATGAGCCCTTTGGCCTGCCGGTAACGGTGATGGGTAATCCCGCGCTTTCCCGGGGATATGAAGGGTTCAGGAAGAGGGGCAGGGAGGCCTTGCAGATTGCGCCAGACGCTGACGTTTTACTCGTGCTTCCTGGCAGCCGTCCCAGCGAAATTAAAAATGTAGCGCCGGAGCTGGTTGAGGCTGCGCGAGAGGTCAAAAAACGAAGACCAGAGACTGAAATTGTCATCCATCCTGCAGCCTCTGTTCGCCGTGAGTTTGAGGCGAGTTTTCCAAATGTGGGTACGTGGTCCAAAGTAAGCCCGGGTTCCATTGACCGGTTCGATGTCATGGCTTCGGCAGATTATGCGCTAGCCTGTTCCGGTACGGTCACAAGCGAACTCGCCATGCAGTCCATCCCATTTCTCGTGGGGTATAAGACAGGCTGGGTCACGTGGGCTCTGGCGCGCGGATTTCTGTTCAAGCCCAAGCATGTCACACTTCTCAATGTGGCCGCAGATGACACCGAGATTGCGCCGGAATTTGTCCAGACCACATTTGATGCCAAATTGATGGCCGACATCGCTGAGCAAATGCTGGATGACCCCAAGGCCCGGGCCGCTCAGGTGGAGGCACAAAACAAAGCCCTCTCCCGAATGGGAGAGGGCGATAAGAATTCAGCTGAGATTGCGGCGGACGCAATCCTGTCGCTGGCTTGATCAGCTGCGCTGCGAAACCGGCACGAAATCACGCATGGCTTCGCCGGTGTAGATCTGGCGAGGACGGCCAATACGCTGCGTCGGATCGTCCAGCATTTCGTTCAGTTGCGATACCCAACCAACGGTCCGGGCCAGTGCGAAGAGCACGGTGAACATTTCGGTTGGGAAGCCCATCGCATCGAGGATGATGCCTGAGTAGAAATCGACGTTCGGATAGAGTTTCTTCTGGACGAAGTAGTCGTCTTCCAGCGCAATTTTCTCGAGCTCCATGGCGACCTTCAGAACCGGCGTATCGCGCACGCCGAGTTCATCCAGTACCTCATGAGCGGTCTGTTGCATCACTTTCGCGCGTGGATCGTAATTCTTGTAGACGCGGTGACCAAAGCCCATCAGGCGGAACGGGTCATCCTTGTCTTTGGCGCGTTCGATGAATTCCGGAATGCGATCAATGGTGCCGATTTCATGAAGCATATTGAGGCAAGCTTCATTCGCGCCGCCATGGCTCGGCCCCCAGAGACAAGCAACACCCGCCGCTACGGCCGCATATGGATGCGCGCCTGACGAGCCCGCAAGGCGCACAGTCGACGTGGAAGCGTTTTGCTCGTGATCCGCATGGAGGATGAAGAAGCGATCCATCGCTTTGGAGAGTGTGGAGCTGATCTTGTAGTCCTCAGCCGGAACCGAGAAACACATGCGCAGGAAGTTCTCCGCGTACGACAACTCATTGAGCGGATTCACGAAAGGCTGGCCGATCGAGTATTTATAAACGCGTGCGGCGAGCGTCGGCATCTTTGCGATCAGTCTAATTGACGCGAGACGGCGCTCTTCCGGGTCTGCGCTGTCCATCGAGCTTGGATAGAAAGCAGAAAGTGCGCCGACCGTACCGGTCAGCATCGCCATCGGGTGGCTATCTCGGCGGAAACCCTCGAAGAAGCGATCCATCTGCGTATGGAGCAGGGTGTGCTCGGTTATTTCACGCGCAAATGTCTTGAATTCGGCCTGATTAGGCAGCTTGCCATTGAGCAGAAGATAGCAGACTTCGAGATAGCCAGATTGGCCGGCAAGCTGATCGATGGGGTATCCGCGATGGAGCAGAATGCCCTCATTACCATCGATGAATGTGATCTGTGACTCGCAGCTGGCCGTCGAGGTGAAGCCAGGGTCCAGAGTAAATACGCCCGCCTGCTTGTAGAGGCTATTGATGTCGACGACATTCGGGCCGTGTGTGCCGCTTAGAACAGGTAGGTCGTAGGTCTTGCCTTCGAGCTCAAATTTCGCGGTGCCCGCCGGCTTTGTCTTGTTTTCCATATCAGCCCTCTTTTTCCTTCGTTACTCGTCCTGCGCTTCAGATGAAGCGAGGTGAAAATCTATCCGTGCGATCGTCTCGTCGCGACCCAACCAGGCCATGACGGGAGCGAGGTCCGGTGCAGGTAATCCGCCCGTCAGTGCGGCGCGGATCGGCGGTCCGATCTGACCAAACGAGAGGTCATTCTGATCGCAATAAGACGTCAGCAATTGCTGCAATGCGGTATCGCTCCATTCCGTAGCATTGGCAATGACTTCCCGCAATCGAGCGAGATGTTCGAGGCGGTCACCTGACAGGGCTTTTCTCGCCTTCTTGTTCAGATTGTCGGCGTTTGCGGTCCAGAAGAACCTGAAAGCTTCGGCCAGCTCGGGTAAGGTGGAACCCCGGTCCTTCATCGTTGGAAGCGCTGTCTGGATCTTGTCCTGTACCGCGGCAGTTAGCGCATCCCCGGCAAGTTGTTTTAACCATGGCTTTAACAATGCAAACAGACGATCATTGTCGCATGCCCGGATAAAGTGGGCGTTCACATCATTGAGCTTTGCGAGATCAAGACGTGCCGGTGACTTATTGATTGCCTCAAGGGAGAAGACCTCGGCGGCTTCGTCCAGTGTGAAGATTTCCTGGTCGCCGTGACTCCACCCAAGTCGCAGGAGGTATGCGTTCATCGCTTCGGGCAAATAGCCCATATCGCGATAGGCTGTCGTGCTGAGAGCGCCGTGGCGCTTGGACAGCTTGGCGCCGTCATCGCCGTGGATCATGGGTACGTGCGCGAAGATCGGCACATCCCAATTCATTGCCTGGTAGATTGGCACCTGGCGAAACGTGTTGCGGAGGTGATCGTCGCCCCGGATCACATGCGTAACGCCCATATCATGGTCGTCCACCACGACAGCAAGCATATAGGTTGGAGAGCCATCAGCGCGAAGAAGAACAAGATCGTCGATTTCCTTGGCCTGGATGCTTATGTCGCCCTGGACCTTGTCGGCCACAGCGATTTCTCCGTCATCTGGCGCGCGCAATCGAACGGTTGAGGGGACATTCGCATCTTTGGGCGCAGAGCCATCGCGATACGGCGATCTGAACGGCGCGAGCAATTCGTTGGCTTTGGCCAGTCTGGCGTTCTTTTCCGCCTCGCTAATTCCCTCTTCTTTGGCGCTGGCGCGGGCTGCCTCGCCCGTTTCGCGGCGCTGCTGAAGCTCTTCGGGCGTGACGTAACACCGGAATGCCTTGCCCGCCGCTATCATCTGTTCCGCGCATTCAACATGACGATCAGCACGCTCTGCCTGAAAGACTGGCTCTTCACCGGCTTCGAGTCCCAACCAGCTCATTCCGTCAAGGATGGCATCTACTGCTTCCTGCGTGGACCGTGCCTTGTCGGTATCTTCAATGCGCAGAAGAAACTTTCCCTGGTTGCGGCGCGCAAACAAGTAGTTGAAAAGGGCAGTGCGGGCGCCGCCAATGTGCAGCATTCCGGTTGGGGAGGGGGCAAAACGGGTAATCGTCGTCATACGTCAGACTTTGGGTCGCTAGTTCAGGGTTCCAAACAGTTTGAGGGCCATCAACACGCTCCGGTGGCTTCAAGCAAGGGGCATACTGATCTAGGGCAGGAGGCGGACGAGAACCGAATCCAGGCACGCCGAATTCTGAAGGGACCCGTCTACTTCGCACTCGGCATGTGTGCCGGGGCAGCGGCATACTTCTCGCTTCCTTTTGAGCCCCAGCTACTCATGATTGGTTTCGGCTTTGCCGGTGTGACTGTCCTGGCGACGGTCCTGCGCCGGTTGCAATTGCCGAATTTCGTTCAGTTGATCGTTATCCTGGCGGTCGGAGCCGTGTCGGGTATGCTCGCTGGCAAAGTGCAGACCGAGTGGCGCTCGTCTCCTGTGATCAGTCGGACGATCGGGCCGACAATGATCGAAGGGTGGGTTGCTGACGTTGAGCCGGGATCGAACGGCGTCCGCTTGCGCATTGATGTGACAGCAATTGGCGGCGAGGTGAGCGCTGATCTGCCGCACCAGGTTCGCATGACCCACGCGCTGTCATTGAACGTCGAACCCGGGCGTTTTGTAAGATGCTGGGGCGTGCTGCGCCCACCGCCACAACCCGCCATTGCCGGTGATTATGATTTTAGCCGCCAAGCCTATTTCGATGGTCTTGGCGCGGTTGG
This window harbors:
- the gltX gene encoding glutamate--tRNA ligase yields the protein MTTITRFAPSPTGMLHIGGARTALFNYLFARRNQGKFLLRIEDTDKARSTQEAVDAILDGMSWLGLEAGEEPVFQAERADRHVECAEQMIAAGKAFRCYVTPEELQQRRETGEAARASAKEEGISEAEKNARLAKANELLAPFRSPYRDGSAPKDANVPSTVRLRAPDDGEIAVADKVQGDISIQAKEIDDLVLLRADGSPTYMLAVVVDDHDMGVTHVIRGDDHLRNTFRQVPIYQAMNWDVPIFAHVPMIHGDDGAKLSKRHGALSTTAYRDMGYLPEAMNAYLLRLGWSHGDQEIFTLDEAAEVFSLEAINKSPARLDLAKLNDVNAHFIRACDNDRLFALLKPWLKQLAGDALTAAVQDKIQTALPTMKDRGSTLPELAEAFRFFWTANADNLNKKARKALSGDRLEHLARLREVIANATEWSDTALQQLLTSYCDQNDLSFGQIGPPIRAALTGGLPAPDLAPVMAWLGRDETIARIDFHLASSEAQDE
- a CDS encoding OmpH family outer membrane protein; this translates as MKLFKAAMASLAMLVSGAAVTAPVAVAQGTNVIVIDQAKIMRDSAGGKDIISKVNGIETTMQNELKPTAESIAAEGQALEAKTANMTMEAISADAALRAEVEAYARKAQDFNRKRQIAAAELQATERKAWGDFFTAMQPVLQEVVTEKGADVMLDRSDAVWAGASVDATDLVISKMNAKLPTVNVVRQKMPTQPQQQ
- the lpxA gene encoding acyl-ACP--UDP-N-acetylglucosamine O-acyltransferase codes for the protein MTQANIHPTAIVEDGAQLGQGVTIGAFAYVGPKVTLADGCHIHERATVMGQTELGADVEVYPGAVIGCAPQILGFKDDGTSRVTIGARTILRENVTVHGGSPAHGGLTSVGEDCLLMVNSHIAHDCHVGNKCVFANGVQVGGHIVIGDQVWMGGLAAIHQFCRIGRHSFVGGGAIVVADVIPYGSVIGNHAHLAGLNIVGMKRRGFSRKSIHDLRAAYRMLFAKEGTFSERVTDAEETYGDCPELVEVIEFIRSGKSRSLCLPE
- the gltA gene encoding citrate synthase, whose protein sequence is MENKTKPAGTAKFELEGKTYDLPVLSGTHGPNVVDINSLYKQAGVFTLDPGFTSTASCESQITFIDGNEGILLHRGYPIDQLAGQSGYLEVCYLLLNGKLPNQAEFKTFAREITEHTLLHTQMDRFFEGFRRDSHPMAMLTGTVGALSAFYPSSMDSADPEERRLASIRLIAKMPTLAARVYKYSIGQPFVNPLNELSYAENFLRMCFSVPAEDYKISSTLSKAMDRFFILHADHEQNASTSTVRLAGSSGAHPYAAVAAGVACLWGPSHGGANEACLNMLHEIGTIDRIPEFIERAKDKDDPFRLMGFGHRVYKNYDPRAKVMQQTAHEVLDELGVRDTPVLKVAMELEKIALEDDYFVQKKLYPNVDFYSGIILDAMGFPTEMFTVLFALARTVGWVSQLNEMLDDPTQRIGRPRQIYTGEAMRDFVPVSQRS
- the lpxI gene encoding UDP-2,3-diacylglucosamine diphosphatase LpxI (LpxI, functionally equivalent to LpxH, replaces it in LPS biosynthesis in a minority of bacteria.), giving the protein MAKLGIIAGLGDLPVSIAQARVADGDEVYILKLAGFEEPRLAEFPGETVGIGQIGKAIKRFRAANCSEIVFAGIVKRPNFKDIKLDLRGARLLPKVLKAARHGDDALLRVIVDELETEGFKIIAAEDAASDLKAGSGLLFGPPPSDDAFADMQKAAHIAAEIGRLDIGQGAVVCDGLILAVEAQEGTDRMLQRVADLEPELRGSSREPKGVLVKRPKPIQERRIDLPTIGPATVQKAVEAGLVGIGVEEGGALLLNRADIEALCKQHGVFVYGFTPAWD
- the lpxD gene encoding UDP-3-O-(3-hydroxymyristoyl)glucosamine N-acyltransferase; its protein translation is MAVDSRFYDHIGPISLAEIASLTGAKFEGDGDVLIQDVAASHSAGPSEVSYYEGSKAPTPSDVSPNAQACFVVEKFADALPPGVAPLIVPLPRYAHYVAAHSLIRYRNWFDTGPDDGAASIHESARVHSTAVIGAGAAIGDRTVVGPHAVIGPGVQVGRDCQIGANASVQSALVGNSVKIYSGARIGESGFGVMPGPDGATDAPQFGRVILQDFVTVGANSCIDRGAFDDTILGEHTKIDNLCQIAHNVVVGRNVLMASFAGISGTVTIGDGVMLGGRVGIADHVVVGEGAQIAASAGVFREIPAGETWGGIPAKPLRQWMKEVAWLNRQIEVSKKK
- a CDS encoding lipid-A-disaccharide synthase; the protein is MTKVFIVAAEASGDLLAAEIIDEIRKNAPDTVIRGIGKEDMAARGVRSEIDVSELSVIGLIEGLKVYKKVVALADQAADEILSFAPDILVLVDSWGFTLRVAQRIKARAPYTKIVKVVGPQVWATRAGRAKTLAGVVDHLVCIHAMEVPYYEPFGLPVTVMGNPALSRGYEGFRKRGREALQIAPDADVLLVLPGSRPSEIKNVAPELVEAAREVKKRRPETEIVIHPAASVRREFEASFPNVGTWSKVSPGSIDRFDVMASADYALACSGTVTSELAMQSIPFLVGYKTGWVTWALARGFLFKPKHVTLLNVAADDTEIAPEFVQTTFDAKLMADIAEQMLDDPKARAAQVEAQNKALSRMGEGDKNSAEIAADAILSLA
- the bamA gene encoding outer membrane protein assembly factor BamA is translated as MRSVFAVSMMSLAAALGSTLAPGSAPTANAQDVQPGETIRSILVEGNQRIEDRTVQSYLLVEPGDPFDSERIDLSLKTLFATGLFADASFEKSGPDLIVRVVENPIINRVIFEGNRALDDDKLREEIQVAPRGIFTAARVQADVQRILELYRQSGRFAVTVEPQYKPLEQNRVDLVFVMNEGPVTGVRAINFIGNEEYSDRRLRSEIVTRQSRWWRFFSSNDNYDPGRLEYDRELLRQFYQNNGYYDFRVVSAVADLTPDQEDFYITYTVEEGDQYNLGDIKVETELDKLNADALRATLSMKKGDLFRGDQIENSIDTLTYAAGIAGYAFVDITPDLRPNPDTNTVDVTFGIDEGPRVYVERINIVGNTRTLDRVIRRELRVSEGDAFNRVLLDRSRNRVRALGYFKEVEITENPGSKPDRTVVDVAVQEQPTGELSFAAGYSSVDAFLFDVSVSERNLRGRGQSVIARVSASQRQQYVDLRFREPRFLDRNLAAGIDIFSSRSDFGDIGLGGFTSDTVGAGFNLGFPLTENTNLGLRYRLQSDSLDLNLGQVVINPDGSRTVITVENDNGTPDDPSDDTSFDRIAFPSDGDLLPADALIVESCSPLYLARDFAACRQERSEISSIVGYTFNWDRRNDPIEPTGGFDMSFSQDVAGLGGDVQYLRTEASAATYKGVFKGVRASVRLSGGYIMPFNEDDGIRINNRFFRGGSSFRGFDVAGLGPREIFRTVDADGNTVGLRRGRALGGKAYYQGTAELTLPNFLPEEYGIDTALFVEAGSVGRLDDIDVREPSAFVNNDGTATAQLYKYGMGLRASAGLSVGWDSPFGPIRFDFSHILRKEEYDRTETFRFSTSTRF